Genomic segment of Vibrio celticus:
CCTTACGCTTATGAGCAAGTCTCATTGAATATTTCTCCAGTTCACTGCTCTTTTCGCAGTGGTGAAAATTTGAAGCGCGATTTATACCAAAAAACAGGAGCTATTTGTAGAGTGAAGCGTCGAAAGTCGACGAAAAATACCGATATTGTCTACTAGCGTCTATTATTTAAACATCGACTTATCAATTCAGGGTCATATACACTGGTTATCCATCCAGACAAAAATATGAAAACTTGGTGTTGCCTATGGACACTCGTCACCTTACTAATTTCTCTTTGCCTTCATTCACTCGCTCGTACCGTATCCTCGCCGTTATTTTAGGCTTCGTTTGCTTGATCGTTGCGCTCTACAGTGACAATCCAAAGTTACTGATCGTGGGTGCTTTTTGCAGTATTGCCCTTCTGGGAACCGGCTACTATTTGATGCTGCGCAGCCGAGTGATGTTCACACTTACCCCGACTCATTTTCAGCAGCACTTTTACAAAGGGGGTTGGGTTTTAAAATGGAGTAACATCCAAAAAATTGGTCTTTGCACTTATGAACAAGATGGTTGGCATCAACCCCTTCCGTGGGTCGGAATTAAGGTAAAAGATTACTCGCCCTACCTCGATTCGATTTGTCCAAAAATCACCTGTGAATTATTGCTCAGCCAACGAGCACTTTTGTACTTAGGAGCCAAACAAGCAGGCAAAGAGTCCAACTTTGAGGATATGGTTCTCGACTCATCGCATTACCACGCGCGTTGTACCGAAAACGGCTGTGTTGAATTAAGCCAATATAAAGAGTCGCAGAATACCGACGACGTTGATTTCAACAATAACCAGTCACAGGACAATCTTGATTCACCGAATGAAACAAACAATCAAAACGCGGTTATTAAAGACTATTCTGGATTACAGGCGATGCTTGCCAACAGAATGAAGTATCAAAGGGGTTTCCACGGTTATGACATTTTCATATCAACCCATGATTTGAATATGAGTGGAGAAGAGTTTGTGGGGCTGGCTCGACGCTACTTGGCTGCCGCTGAACGTCTTTCTGATTAAGGTTTACCAGTAAGTTCACACGCAATAAAAAAGCTTAGCTTTCAGGACAAAAGCTAAGCTTCATTTTCAATCAATCGACACAAATAATCGGTCGGTAAATCAAAGATTTAATTAGTACAGAGGCATTTCATCTGCGACGAACGGGTTTGATGCGCGCTCGCGACCGAATGTCGATTCAGGACCATGGCCCGGAACGAATGTTACGTCACTGCCTAGTGGCCAAAGCTTAGTCTTGATTGAAGAGATAAGCGTGTTGAAATCACCTTGAGGGAAGTCAGTACGGCCAATTGCGCCATTGAACAACACATCACCCACAAACGCTAAACGAGCTTGCTCGCTGAACAATACAACGTGACCTGGCGTATGACCCGGCGTGTGAATCACATCGATAACTTGATTACCAAAAGTGACTTTGTCGCCCTCTTCTAACCAAGTGTTTGGTTCAAAAGCTTTACACAGAGGGAAACCAAACATCTGACTTTGATTCTCTAGACCTTGTAGCCAGAAGTTATCAGCCTTATGTGGGCCAACAATATTCACCTTCAAGATCTCAGCAAGTGGTACCGTACCGCCAACATGATCTAAGTGACCGTGCGTCAGTACCAAGTTCACAACCTTAACACCGAGCTCTTCAATGATAGCCGCGAGTTGTTGAACATCACCGCCCGGATCGACAACGATGCCTTCCATGGTTTCATCACACCACACAATCGAGCAGTTCTGAGAGAAAGAGGTAACAGGTACAACTTGATACTTAAGAGACATATACAAACCTTAAAGAGCGAATCTGGTGAACAACTCGAATATCGCTATGTTATTGGTAACAAACCCAACAATAACAAACTAAACAGAAACAAACTGAGCAGCAATAAACCGAGTTATTAGAACAAACTGAAATTTGGGCAAACTATGACATTGGATGTCTACTTTGACAAGTGCCTACCGTATCACTCAATAACTCAGCTTAGCTCTACCAGCTGCGGACTGGACCAGTATCGATATGGATAAAGTTGCTACGCGCATAATAACCGACACCACCCGCGTTCAAGCTTTTCGCTACGTCTCTCAGCTCTTTAAGGTCAACGCCATCGATACGGAAATCGATCGCTTTACCTAGCATGTGGTAACTCTTCTTAGCGACACCACTCGACTTAGAACGAAGGGCTTCATTAGTCGCCGGAGAACGATAACCAGAGATCACCTGAACTTCTTTTTGAATACCCAACACGTTTTGAATCTGAGTGATTTGATCAAACAGGTTCTTATCCATTGGGTGGATTTCATTGCGACGGAAATCGCGACACAGTTTGCTAAGGCGTGCCATCTCGTCACCAACATAGTTAGTGCCATCGAAATAACAAGTCTCTAATCGTTCACCAGTGTGAAGATTGTTCATGCTAATCGTTCTTGGTTGATCCGGGTATGAAGCGAAAGCGATAGAAGGAGTAAGAGAGGCGACAACAGCAGTACCACCAGCGTAAGTCAGAAACTGACGGCGTGAAAATAAACTTTGAGACATACAGCAAAAAAACCAATTAGATCGAACGAAAAATGCACGATACATAATGGAATTTGCTGCGTCAACGTACAAAAACCGCGCAAAACGTTAGTATTTGTAACCTTTACACGGTTAGTTATTGATACTCATTATAATTTTATCAATAGAAGCTTGGTTGTCATTTTTCGGTCAAGATCACCTTTATTGGTCATGTTTTAATCAACCACCCTCTTTATCATATTGGTAGATATCGCCGCGGTATTGTATACCTCCTTCTTCAAACAACACGGTTTGATAGATGATGTGCACTGGAATTCGCTTCTTGAGACGAACCTTGGTATTCGGCGCAAGGTCGCTATTTTGGTTCGGTACCTTCCTTACCTTGGTCGCAAACAACAACTCAGCCAGTTCTTCTGCATGCTCAACACGTATGCAACCTGAGCTATAAGCTCGGAAGTCGTCATTAAACAGACCTTTACTTGGTGTATCGTGCAGATAGATCGCGCGCTTATTGGGAGTGTTGAACTTATACAAGCCTAGTGCGTTGCGTGAGCCTGCCTGCTGACGCATTCGATATGGGAAAGAATTGAAGTTGATGGTCTGCCAATCTATCTCGGTGGTGTCGACGGTTTCCATTGAACGCCAACCGTCAATCACTTGGAAGTTGTTCGTTTCAAGATAGCTTTCGTCGGCTTTTACTTTGGGCAGGATGTCTTTGACCATGATTTTCCATGGCACGTTCCAAGTCGGGTTTAGAATGACCGAATCTAGGTTTATCTCTAAAAGCGGCGTTTTTCGCGATTTTCTGCCTACCACGACTTTAGACTCAAACACCTCTTCGCCATCTTCCCAATACTTCATATCAAAGCTAGGCACGTTGACCACGATAAGAGAGTCTCGGTCTCTTGGCCACAAACGAACGCGTTCTGCATTCAGAGCCAAAGAACTCAACCGATCATCAAAACCCATATTGATCCACTTGATCGTGTCTGGCCCGATGATCCCATCATCCGTAAGGCCGTGCATGCGTTGGAAAGATTTAATCGCCTTTTGCAGATCTCGATCGAACTCAGGGAAATCGACCGCGATCATCGAGGTATCAACGCCGACCAATGCAATACGCTCAACCAAAGTCGCTTTGTCCGAGAGCGAGTCTCCCAAGCGTTTCAATCCTTTCTGTCTGTATCGTTCGATATTGAGTTCAGACGCGGTTTCCAACACGGAATAGGTCGCCTTAAATTGGTCAAAATCCCCGACAGGCGGCGCGTAAGACAACACCATCTCCAATAAGTAATCATTAGCAACGCTGCTTTTCAGTCTCATCAGAATATGCGGCGAAGGTGGAGGCAATTTAGAATGCAGCTTACCCGAGAAGTACCATTCTTTACCGGCAAGCGGCGCGTTTTCAACGTAGCTTAGGTAATAGATAAAGGTATCGGTGAGTAAGATGTCTAACTCTTGCCATTGACGACGAGATTGATACTGGCGGATTTGCTTGAGTTGTCGTTCAAAAAGCGGTGCCATTTGCGCTTGTTCAAGAAGCGACAATTGGAACTCAAACGCTTTAACCAGCTCAGGAGAATCCCAAAGGATAGGCAGAGAAGTGTCTTGATAGATACTCTGTGTGAGCTCTGGATATATAAGCATGAAAGAGAGTTCTGAATCAGCCGGAATGAAGCGGCTCTCGTCAGAACTCGTATAGCTCCATGCATGCACAGAGACTAAAACTAGTAATCCACAGAAGTATTTCGCGAACATGCTTAACTCCATCATCAATCATCAATCATCAATCATCCCATAAGTATGGCAAAGATATAGGAGTAAGCATGTTATTTTTAAGCGGCTTTATAAATCAGATAGAACTCCAATGGTTATCCCACTGGACCGATGATTGCTGAGTTGATTTCTCATAAGGCTTGCGTTGGCTAACCACACTGCCCGCCCCAGAGCTGAGTCGAAATTCTCCATCAAGTAGCACGGCACCAGAGGCATCCGACAGTGCAGACAGCTCGACTAATTCTTTGCTCTCTTTAGACCAAATACCGTAGCAATTCCCTCTTGGCGAGGTCGCGATAATCCAATCATCTGACGCCGCAATACTTGCGATGTAGTGATTAAATCTTGCCCATTGCTCAGGCTCTGCGTTCAGTGATTCAAACTGCCCGCCTTTGGTATGCATCGCCAAAAGCGAAGGAAACTCGTCTGGCTCACCACGATATTGCTGACCACAAAGCACCGTTTCAGCACCATCATGGGCTAAGTGTCGAATACTCAGCTTCTTGTCTAGCAATTCAACCTGATCAAGCAACACACCTTCAGGGGAAACATAACTCAAGCTCGGTTGCATGGAATCCAAGTTTTTCGGTGTTCTGCCATCAGTATGAACGCCACCAACTCCAATCGCGAGATTACCATCAGGCATGATGATCACTTCATGTGGGCCGATACCGAAACCAGTGAACTCTTCGACCTTACGATAGCCTTGCGCGACATCGTAAACGCCAATCACGCCTTGGCTGGTGTCCGTTTTCCCTTCGGTGGCATACAGTAACTTACCATCCAATGAGTAAACGCCATGACCATAGAAGTGGCGGTTGTTACCTTTCACTATCATATTGATCTGCTGACCATTTTTATAGTCAAACACCATAAAATAGTCACCAGGGCGACGAGCAAAAACCACCGCATGCGATGAGGTTGGGCAAATCGCGACGCCATGGCCACGATCGGGGATGGGAAGTTGGCTCAGTGGCATACCAAATTCGTCAGCCACAACCGCAGAATATTGACCTCGCCCATTCAGCGCACAGCCAATCAGTTGGGGATCATTAGATGTGCTCATGCCATCCTTTCGAGTTGCCCCATCCTTTCGAGTCGCACACCCAAACGGAAGCAATGGAACAGCTGCACAACCCAGCGCAGCCTTGAGTAACGTTCTTCGCGTAGTATCAGTCACCATCGGTAGCATTAAATCCTATTACCACGCCAAGCTCTATCGCCACTTCTTCATGAATCAGGTACTTCAAACGTTCTAGTTTGTTGTATTGAGTCAGCACCTCTCGGTAGCCTTCTTTGCTCTGTAATAGAGTAAACAAGCTAGAGTCTGTAGGCCAAGTATCTAACGTTAGCGTGAACTGGGCAGCAACACGATCGGCAAGGTCATTTAAGCCCTTCTCTCTCAATAAACCATCAAGACCATTACCTTCAGCTAGGTACAATTTCTCTAGCGCCGCTACGTTCGCTTTCAACTGAGTCATTGAGGTTTGAGCGCGCCATGATTCCGAGAAGTAAGGGCGGGGATGACCAATTTTAGCCATTGGGCGACTCAGCTTTTTCATGCTGTAATCAAGTTGGTTAGTTAGTAAAGCGATGTATTCAGATTCCCAACGCATCTCGTCTAACGCTAACCAAGGGTTAACCTGCCAAGCCTCAGCAATAGAGGCCGATTTCATTGCCAAGTTTTGTGCGATAGCTTGTGAAGATAGACAGCCAGACGCTTTATCTTGCAGTAGTGGAGATTGTTCGTCATAAAGCGACCATTCCAACGCACCTAGTCCTTGAACCGTCACACTCTGTTGAGCAATTTCATCTTGAGACCAAGCTTTATCTTGCTGAGTCAACTGGCGCATTTTTAGGCCGGTGGTGTTTTTTTTGTCTGGCCAGAATTGAACATTCCAGCTATCTTCAAGTGCCGCCGTTGGGCCTCTTTCTTGTCCTTGCAGTGCCATCCAACTGTTCATGGTGAGCTGCCACTGATTTTTCAAAGCATCTAACTCAACATCATTAGTTTGGCAGTACCCTTGCGTCAAGGCTTCCAGCTCGTTGGCTTGCTTGGCGAATAGGACGGCAGAATCAAACTCCTGCTGATAAACACTGCGACTAATATGATTGGTTGTGTCTGCTTGATAAGAGACACCGTTAACCTCAGATGAAGCGGCTTGCTCACCCGATGATTGACAGCCTGCTATGACTAATACCGATAAAGGCATTAACAAAAATTTATGTGCCATGCTGTTACCTTACTTCCTAGTTTTTCTTTTAATTATATGAGTTCAATAAATATGAAACGACCGCTGACCTGTTATTACTACAAGTTCAGCGGTAGTCAGTCTTTTGTTAGCGGCTTTCTTAAGTAACTAAGCCGTTGGCTTAACTGAATTCAAGACAGCCTATAATGATTCCAAAAACGCTAGTAGTGCTTCGCGTTCACTGCGACTCAAAGCTAATACTTTTTGTTTTGCCATTTCTGCTTCGCCACCATGCCAAAGTACCGCTTCCATAACGTTTCTTGCGCGACCGTCATGAAGTAAGAACGTATGACCATTAACTTCTTTGGTATAGCCTAATCCCCAAAGTGGTGTGGTACGCCACTCTTGGCCATTGGCAAGATATTCTGGGCGATTGTCGGCTAAACCTTCACCCATATCATGCAAAAGCATATCGGTGTATGGGCTAATCAACTGTTTCGAAAGAGCAGGCAAGCCTTCACGCTCTGCTGTGCGAATTTCAGCTTGGTGACAGCTTTGACAACCAATCTCTTTGAACAGCTTTTTACCTTGAACAACCGTTGGGTTATCGACATTACGACGAATAGGAACCGCGAGATGCTGCGAATAGAACTCAACAAAATCTAAAATGTTGTCACTGACTTCTGGCTCTCCACCATTTGGAAAATCATCACAGGTTGATTGCGCTGATGTGCAGTTTTCATTCGGGAATAAGCGGCTTGTCAGGCCTAAGTCACCGTTAAATGCCGCCGCGTTTTGCTGCATTAAGTTTGGCTGACCAGCTTTCCAACCGAAACGACCTAGCGCCATTTCATTAGTTTGAACATCAAGAACATAGTTAGCTTTACCCGACACACCTTGCTTGTCAGCCAATTGCTGCTCTGCAAATCCTAGAATCGTTTCTTTTGGAATACTCTCAAGCAAACCAAGGCCAATCATTGGCGGCGCGACTCGAGCTGAGAATTCTGTTTTAGGGTGCATTTCACCGAAAGCAAGTTCAGTAATCTTTAAAATGGGTTTACGCAGAGTAACGACAGTGCCGTCTTGGAATTCAACAGGAACATCCGTGTAGCTAATATTCACTTTACCCTCTGGTTTTACACCTTGAAGCGCAAAATCTTGTAGCTGACCACCGTATGTCGGCTCAGGAATACCACCATCTCGAATGAAGGCTTGTCTCTGCTCTGGCGTTTCCGCTGGAATGCTTAAGCGAACCAGCATTGAAACCGCATTCTCATCGCCTTTTTCTGGCGCGTGACCACGACCATCTTTGATATGACAGTTTTGACAGCCGTTGGTGTTGAACAGTGGGCCAAGTCCATCACGCGCATCGGTTGATGAAGGTGCGGGTACCCAAGGGTTTCTAAAAAAGCTGTTACCTACGCTGAAATCTAAGCGTTTGCTCATGGGTAGGTTGGCAGCAGGAAGAGAAAAAGCGTTCGCTCCCTCTTTCTTCACGGTTGTTTTGCCACCAGAGTATGTTTCATGGGCGTGTAGCGGAGATAAGAAAAACAGTGCGGTTAATAGTGAGGCTGAGAGATACGACTTCATACATTGCCTTGCTGTGTTTTTGATTTTAGTTTTTATGTGGGAGTGACTTTTTTGAGTAGCAAACAATTAAGGGCCCAATGAGAGCCCTTATATTTGTGTTCGGCTCGGGTTCTTAGAACTCGTGATCCGCTGTGTCTGGGTTAAGGCTATCAATGCCAATCAAACCCGCAGCACGCTCAATTGCCGCTGTTTGAGACACTAGAGCAACAATCGTTTTGTTTACTAGTGCATTACCTGCAGCGTTGTCAGCAGCGATTAGCTGATCGAAGTGCTGGTTATTTTTCTCTGCAGACGTTACTAATTCGCCTACTTGTGCACGTGCTAGATCAAACTGCTTTTGAATCTCTTTCGCAGCTTGCTCATCTTTTTGCTCTACTAGGTCGAACAGGCTTGGGCCTGAAAGCAGAGTACCGTCTTCACGTTTGTATAGACCCGTGTAAACGTTGTAGATGCCTTGCTCGTTATAGTAGTGAGAGTTGTGCGTGTTGTCAGAGAAACAATCGTGCTCGTCTTCAGTAGAGTTTGCTTCTAGTGCAACCTTCATACGCTCACCCGCTAGCTCACCTAGAGACAGTGAACCCATGCCGAACAGCATTTTACGTAGACCATTTTCGCTTGATTCAGAAAGAAGCTCTTCACGGTAGTTTCCTTTCTCGCCTTCAGCCCACTGCTTTTCCATCCACTCTAGGTCTTGGATAAGTAGCTCAGCAGATGCTTTTAGGTATGCGCCACGACGGTCACAGTTGCCGTTAGTACACTCAGCGCCAACAACGAAATCAGTGTAAGCACGCTCACCTGCACCGCCGTTTGTGCCGTTTAAATCTTGGCCCCAAAGTAGGAATTCAATTGCGTGGTAGCCAGACGCTACGTTCGCTTCAGAACCGCCGATCTCGTTCAAGTCTGCGATTAGCTCTGGAGTAATGTTAGTTGCATCAACGGTAGTCTGACCAATTTGGAAAGTCTTGTTAGCCACGATGTTTGCGCTAGCGCCTTCGTTACCAAGTTCATATTGGTAATCAGTCGAAACGTAATCAATCAGGCCTTCATCTAGTGGCCATGCGTTTAGTTGGCCTTCCCAATCATCAACAACAGCGTTGCCGAAACGGAATACTTCTGACTGTTGGTATGGTACGCGAGACTCAAGCCAAGCTTGTTTTACTTGTTCGAAGTTGCCAGCAGAAGGAGAAGCTAAAAAGGTATCAATAGAAGAGTTCAACGCTTTTGCTGTAATTACTGAATCTGCAAACACTGCATGTGCAATATCTGCGTAATGTTCTACAACTTGATCTTGAGTTACTGCTGCGAAAGAAGAAGCAGAGGCAAAAATGAGTGACGAAGTTACGGCTTTTGTCACTAAAGATTTAATGGTCATGAAGCATCCTTGTTGAGCTTTAAATTATTATTCGTAGTAATAGTGCAAACCATTATCATTTACACTACGGATTGGAATAATACAAACTTACAATTTTATTGCAAGATAAATACAAAAAGACCTCACATTTGTGAGGTCTTTGAACATTTTTGTGTTATGCGCAACAAAGGAGGCTAATCAGATATCCAGGTTATGCTTACCGTGTGAGACTTTCGCCTTCAGATAGCTTTCATTACCCGACTTGATATGAGCAGAGGTATTCACCACTTCTTCGATCTCAATACCAAAGGATTTTAGCTCATTGATCTTCTTAGGGTTGTTGGTGACTAAGCGGATTTTTGTAGTCCCTAAAGCGCGTAGCATTTCAGCAGCTTCAGTAAAATCGCGTAGGTCATCGCCAAAACCTAGGTGGTTGTTGGCTTCATAGGTGTTCATGCCTTCGCTTTGCAGACGGTACGCATCGATTTTGTTGTACAAACCAATACCACGACCTTCTTGGCGAAGATAAAGGATCACGCCACCCGTTTCACCCATAATTCTAATGGTTTCGTCTAGCTGTTCGCCACAGTCACATCGAGAAGAATGGAAAACATCACCAGTAAGACACTCAGAGTGCATACGAACAAGAGGTATGTCTTGTGTTTTATCTGCTGATTTAAATATCACAGCAACATGCTCTTTATCTGTTTTCAATCCATGAAAAGACAGAAGTTCAGCATCAATACTGCTTGTTACCCCTACTTTGAAATCTATTCTGGCACGTACTTCCGCCATAGCTATACTCACTTGAAAATTCGATGTATTTAACAACACTACATGATATGTCTAGGCAATATTTTGTAGTGGACTATCTAATGATAGACACTATGAGGCTGTTAACAATTTTTTTCAAGGTCGACCTCATACAAATTGTTATAATATAACAATTATTTTTCAAGTAAGAAAAAACCCCACATTGGGATGACCAACATGGGGTTATAAATTAATCAGTTGCGGCTAAAACTGCATTTTTACTGAACGCTCAACTTACTTGAGTTTGCTTCCAGATGACAAGTTGCACCCAAGCATTCTCTAATTCAGTTAGCTCTTCTTGCGTAAGCGTAGAAATGCTCGACTTAGCACTGTATCTCTCTGCCCATTTATCTGACTGGACACGAGTATGGAACTCTTTCTTTAAATTTGAGATTACGTTATCCACAGATACATCCTTATATAGCAGTGCTTAGCCTTTATAATCGGTTAATGTTACAAAATACAGGTCAATTGGTAAACAGTAATACACAATTTTTATGAGCTCTTCCTAACACTTTTTACTGATAAATATATAAATAAGAGAAGTAATAGGCTCGGTAGCAACCAAAGTAATAGATTTGAAGCCGTCATTGCCGGTTTATAAAGTACAAACTCACCAAATCTTTCCGTCATATATTGAGTAATTTCACTATTACTCTCCCCTGCTTTCACCATATTGAACACGACAAGACGTAAGTCTTTTGCTATTGGTGAGTTGGATTCAATCAGATTTTGGTTTTGACATTGTGGGCAGCGTAACGTTTTCGCCAAGCTAATAGCACGTTGCTGTTGTTCTGGGTTTTCAAACTCAAACAGTTCAACTTGAATACTTGTCTCTTTATTACTGGCAGTAAACAGATCTTCAGCCATGGTTGGAAGGCTAATCACTAAAAGAGCTGACAGCATAAACAACGTTTGTATTAGAGACTTCATCATCCATTCACACCATCAAAATACATCGCAAGCTCATCTTTCCATACCATTTCATTAATCACGCCCAATAGCTTTTTAATGATCTGGCCATTGGCATCAACCAAATACGTTTCAGGTGTGCCGATTACGCCCAACTCTAACGCTAACTTGCCTTGCGGGTCACTGATCACGGTTGAGTACGGGTTGCCATCGTTCGATAACACGTTAATCGCAGCCCCAGAGTTATCTCGATAATTAAGCCCAACGATGGGAATGCCTTTATCGTGAAGTTGAAGCAAAAAGGCGTGTTCGGTTTTACATATCCCGCACCAAGAAGCCCACACATTAACCAGTTGATAAGGATGCTGCGTGACATCAGCGAGCGTAATTTTCTGCTGACCACTGACGCCTTCACTATTTACTAACGCACTCGATGTAAATTCTGGAAATGCCCTTCGTTGTTCAGACACAATGGTCGACTGCTGCTTATTATCAAGCGCAAAGACAAACCCCAGCACCACAATCAATGCTAAGGCAATTAGACTAATTAGCTTGTTACGAACGCTGGTATGCATACTGTGACGCCTTAACGGTTTTCTTTTTACGATGAGTCAATGAGAGCAAAGCACCGATAATGGAGAACAGCCCACCAAACCAGATCCAGCGCGCATACGCCTTATACTGAACACGAAATGCGTAAGCGGTGGAATCGACTTTCTCACCCATGGTGATATAAACATCGCCATGCCAAAACCATTTCATTGCGGGTTCACTCATGTTCATGACTCGAACTTGGTAATGTCTTCTTTCCGGCGAAATAGAAAAGCGCTGCTCGCCAAACTCTAGGTTGAGTATCGCTTTTTCTGCGGTAAAGTTTGAAGCGACATACAGCTCAGTATCACGATGAGAAAGTGTCCAATCCATGAATTCGACTTCTATGCCTGGGCTTAACTTATAGCTGCGCTCAAACGAGTGGTAGCTATTCATGGCAGCACCGACCGCTAATACTGCTACCCCAACATGAGCAAAGGTCATCACCCAGACTTTACGTTGGAACTTGGAACTGCGCGTAACCACTAAACCATAAACGTGCGTCAATAAAACCCAGAATGCCAGCCCCCAAGTCAGCAGCACCATCACTTGTAGATGTCCCTGTTCCACTTGCCAAGAATAACAAATGTACCCAAGCACAAATGACACCACAGCTAACGAGGCAATCACGCCTTTAGTTGCTTGAAGTTTGATACTCAGCAATGGAACAAGGCCGACGACAGCCAACGCAAGCAAAGCCAAAGGTGCAATCAAGAGATTAAAGTAAGGCGCACCGACCGAGATATTTCCCAGGCCAAGCAACTCAAAGACCATAGGATAAAACGTGCCGAACACCACGACAGCAGTCGCGAGAACAAAAATAAGCACCGCAACTAAGCTCAAAAAGCTTTTGCTGGCGAAGCTAGTAATCGGATTAGATTCAAAAGACTCTCCTCTGACGATAAGCAGAGAAAATGAACTCACCAGTACCAGAACTAATATAAGAAGCAGTGCGATACCTTTGGTTGGGTCGACGGCAAAAGCGTGTACCGATGTGAGTACGCCAGAACGAACAATAAAGGTGCCCAAGATACTCAAACAAAACGTAATGAAAGCAAGACTGAGAGACCATTTCAACAACTGCTGTTTGCCCTTTGCAACACCTAGGCTGTGCAGTAAAGCGGTCGAAGTAAGCCACGGCAACAAGCTGGCATTTTCAACCGGGTCCCAGAACCACCAGCCGCCCCAACCTAATTCGTAATACGCCCACCAAGAACCAAGAATGATCCCTGCAGTTAAAAAGATCCAAGCGACTAAACACCAACTGCGACAATGGGCAACCCAATCAAACTCAATAGGATCAACAAGCAAAGCGGCAACAGCAAATGCCAGCACCACAGAAAAGCCGACATAGCCAAGGTAAAGCAATGGAGGGTGAAAAATCAGACCGACATCTTGCAGCATGGGGTTAAGGTCACGCCCTTCTAGCGGCAAGATCGAGTTCATTTCAAACGGATTTGATGCGAATAAGGTGAACCAAGCAAATATCGCGAGCAGTAGATTCATCACCCATAGCACTCGGCTTTGGTATTCATTCGAATACTGTTTTTGTAAGGCGATAACGCCAGACCAGACGCTGATCGTCAGTACCCAAAATAACAAGGAACCTTCATGACCTGCCCATACGGCTGCGAGCTTAAAAAATGAGGGTAATTGAGTATTTGAATGTTCAGCGACATAGAGAATAGAGAAGTCATCACTGACAAAGGCATAGCCAAGCAATGCGACAGAAGTGAGAGAAAACAGCGCATTTGAAAGAGAGAAACTGCGGATTAAACCTAGATTTTGCGTCCGTTTATTTAGCACTTGGTAAAACGAATGCACACCAATAATGCTGCTGAGTACAGCAACCAACACCAAACTAAACAGCCCCAAAGAACCGACC
This window contains:
- a CDS encoding DUF2982 domain-containing protein; its protein translation is MDTRHLTNFSLPSFTRSYRILAVILGFVCLIVALYSDNPKLLIVGAFCSIALLGTGYYLMLRSRVMFTLTPTHFQQHFYKGGWVLKWSNIQKIGLCTYEQDGWHQPLPWVGIKVKDYSPYLDSICPKITCELLLSQRALLYLGAKQAGKESNFEDMVLDSSHYHARCTENGCVELSQYKESQNTDDVDFNNNQSQDNLDSPNETNNQNAVIKDYSGLQAMLANRMKYQRGFHGYDIFISTHDLNMSGEEFVGLARRYLAAAERLSD
- a CDS encoding MBL fold metallo-hydrolase, with protein sequence MSLKYQVVPVTSFSQNCSIVWCDETMEGIVVDPGGDVQQLAAIIEELGVKVVNLVLTHGHLDHVGGTVPLAEILKVNIVGPHKADNFWLQGLENQSQMFGFPLCKAFEPNTWLEEGDKVTFGNQVIDVIHTPGHTPGHVVLFSEQARLAFVGDVLFNGAIGRTDFPQGDFNTLISSIKTKLWPLGSDVTFVPGHGPESTFGRERASNPFVADEMPLY
- a CDS encoding YcbK family protein, with the protein product MSQSLFSRRQFLTYAGGTAVVASLTPSIAFASYPDQPRTISMNNLHTGERLETCYFDGTNYVGDEMARLSKLCRDFRRNEIHPMDKNLFDQITQIQNVLGIQKEVQVISGYRSPATNEALRSKSSGVAKKSYHMLGKAIDFRIDGVDLKELRDVAKSLNAGGVGYYARSNFIHIDTGPVRSW
- a CDS encoding L,D-transpeptidase family protein, whose protein sequence is MFAKYFCGLLVLVSVHAWSYTSSDESRFIPADSELSFMLIYPELTQSIYQDTSLPILWDSPELVKAFEFQLSLLEQAQMAPLFERQLKQIRQYQSRRQWQELDILLTDTFIYYLSYVENAPLAGKEWYFSGKLHSKLPPPSPHILMRLKSSVANDYLLEMVLSYAPPVGDFDQFKATYSVLETASELNIERYRQKGLKRLGDSLSDKATLVERIALVGVDTSMIAVDFPEFDRDLQKAIKSFQRMHGLTDDGIIGPDTIKWINMGFDDRLSSLALNAERVRLWPRDRDSLIVVNVPSFDMKYWEDGEEVFESKVVVGRKSRKTPLLEINLDSVILNPTWNVPWKIMVKDILPKVKADESYLETNNFQVIDGWRSMETVDTTEIDWQTINFNSFPYRMRQQAGSRNALGLYKFNTPNKRAIYLHDTPSKGLFNDDFRAYSSGCIRVEHAEELAELLFATKVRKVPNQNSDLAPNTKVRLKKRIPVHIIYQTVLFEEGGIQYRGDIYQYDKEGG
- a CDS encoding DUF1513 domain-containing protein, which codes for MVTDTTRRTLLKAALGCAAVPLLPFGCATRKDGATRKDGMSTSNDPQLIGCALNGRGQYSAVVADEFGMPLSQLPIPDRGHGVAICPTSSHAVVFARRPGDYFMVFDYKNGQQINMIVKGNNRHFYGHGVYSLDGKLLYATEGKTDTSQGVIGVYDVAQGYRKVEEFTGFGIGPHEVIIMPDGNLAIGVGGVHTDGRTPKNLDSMQPSLSYVSPEGVLLDQVELLDKKLSIRHLAHDGAETVLCGQQYRGEPDEFPSLLAMHTKGGQFESLNAEPEQWARFNHYIASIAASDDWIIATSPRGNCYGIWSKESKELVELSALSDASGAVLLDGEFRLSSGAGSVVSQRKPYEKSTQQSSVQWDNHWSSI
- a CDS encoding imelysin family protein; the encoded protein is MAHKFLLMPLSVLVIAGCQSSGEQAASSEVNGVSYQADTTNHISRSVYQQEFDSAVLFAKQANELEALTQGYCQTNDVELDALKNQWQLTMNSWMALQGQERGPTAALEDSWNVQFWPDKKNTTGLKMRQLTQQDKAWSQDEIAQQSVTVQGLGALEWSLYDEQSPLLQDKASGCLSSQAIAQNLAMKSASIAEAWQVNPWLALDEMRWESEYIALLTNQLDYSMKKLSRPMAKIGHPRPYFSESWRAQTSMTQLKANVAALEKLYLAEGNGLDGLLREKGLNDLADRVAAQFTLTLDTWPTDSSLFTLLQSKEGYREVLTQYNKLERLKYLIHEEVAIELGVVIGFNATDGD